A section of the Akkermansia muciniphila genome encodes:
- a CDS encoding ABC transporter ATP-binding protein: MLSVRNLSASFHTRAGIVRAVRNVSFDVAPGETLGIVGESGSGKSVTCYSMMGLIPTPPGRIESGSALLDGTDLLHCPEKTLRSIRGKRISMIFQDPMTSLNPYLTIGDQVAEPLIIHEGIGRREARTRALEQLALVGIPDAEQRMDAYPHQFSGGMRQRVMIAMALITRPEILIADEPTTALDVTVQKQVLDLIRKLQQDMGTSVILITHDLGVVRQYADRINVMYAGRIVESAPARELLEHPRHAYTRALMKSIPGLHAKGSPLYTIPGLPPNMMQEPCGCSFRPRNTLGNAELCLTDREPELVELSPEHWVQNCPGCLAGNH, encoded by the coding sequence ATGCTCTCCGTCAGGAACCTCAGCGCCTCCTTCCACACCAGGGCGGGAATCGTCCGGGCGGTGAGAAACGTATCCTTTGACGTAGCTCCTGGGGAAACGCTCGGCATCGTGGGTGAATCCGGGTCCGGAAAATCCGTCACCTGCTACTCCATGATGGGGCTCATCCCCACGCCCCCGGGCCGCATTGAAAGCGGCTCCGCCCTGCTGGACGGCACAGACCTGCTCCATTGCCCGGAAAAGACGCTCCGCTCTATCCGCGGCAAGCGCATCTCCATGATCTTCCAGGATCCCATGACCTCCCTGAATCCTTACCTGACCATCGGGGACCAGGTGGCGGAACCCCTCATCATCCATGAGGGGATCGGCAGGAGGGAGGCGCGCACCCGCGCACTGGAACAGCTTGCCCTGGTGGGCATCCCGGATGCGGAACAGCGCATGGACGCCTACCCTCATCAATTCTCCGGCGGCATGCGCCAGCGCGTCATGATCGCCATGGCCCTCATCACCCGGCCTGAAATCCTCATTGCGGACGAGCCCACCACCGCCCTGGACGTCACCGTGCAGAAACAGGTGCTGGACCTCATCCGGAAACTTCAGCAGGACATGGGCACCTCCGTCATCCTCATCACGCATGACCTCGGCGTGGTGCGCCAATATGCGGACCGTATCAACGTCATGTACGCGGGCCGCATTGTGGAAAGTGCCCCGGCGCGGGAACTGCTGGAACATCCCCGGCACGCCTACACCCGGGCGCTGATGAAATCCATTCCCGGCCTTCACGCGAAGGGTTCCCCCCTGTACACGATCCCGGGGCTGCCCCCCAACATGATGCAGGAGCCCTGCGGATGCAGTTTCCGCCCCAGAAACACCCTCGGAAACGCGGAACTCTGCCTCACGGACCGGGAGCCGGAGCTGGTGGAGCTATCCCCGGAACACTGGGTACAAAACTGTCCGGGATGCCTGGCCGGAAATCATTGA
- the der gene encoding ribosome biogenesis GTPase Der — protein MQHVPTIAIVGRPNVGKSAIFNRMAGRRIAIVHDEPGVTRDRISAPCKITDRACKLMDTGGIGARLSDGFADQVAAEADIAMKTADLILFVLDCRDHLTPIDQSIADHLRKSDVPVILLLNKADHEKQDLNLGEFSGLGFNDHIFLSAAHGRGFSELASRLDDFLEKAGAPLKEEMEEEPEDGEETTVPIKVAVVGRPNAGKSSLVNAILQDRRTIVSEVAGTTRDAIDVPYLHDGQPYVLIDTAGMRPRSRRDTSVEVFSAMRSEKAIRRADICLLVIDIAAGITQQDRRIAGIIAEEGKPCIIVVNKFDLFHPNAPRKDRMAEVEEQVRRELFFINYAPFIATSAKKAEGVEIIFKVITRIRRESRNLPTTGQLNRLIQLAQQMNPPGTASGSTRRLKIYYVTTAVDPKYNTIPVPRYVLFVNDKNLLTDSYSQYLRNKIREAYPAPGIPVIFSARSRVRND, from the coding sequence ATGCAGCACGTCCCCACCATCGCCATCGTAGGCAGGCCCAATGTCGGGAAATCCGCCATCTTCAACAGAATGGCCGGCAGGCGTATCGCCATCGTGCATGATGAACCCGGCGTCACCCGCGACCGGATATCCGCCCCCTGTAAAATCACGGACCGCGCCTGCAAACTCATGGATACCGGCGGCATCGGCGCGCGCCTGAGCGACGGCTTTGCGGACCAGGTGGCCGCGGAAGCGGACATAGCCATGAAAACGGCGGACCTCATCCTTTTTGTCCTGGACTGCCGGGACCACCTCACCCCCATTGACCAGAGCATCGCGGACCACCTCCGCAAATCGGACGTTCCGGTCATCCTTCTTCTCAACAAGGCGGACCATGAAAAACAGGACCTGAACCTGGGTGAATTCTCCGGCCTGGGCTTCAATGACCACATCTTCCTCTCCGCCGCGCACGGCAGGGGATTTTCAGAACTGGCCTCCCGGCTGGATGACTTCCTTGAAAAAGCAGGCGCCCCCCTTAAGGAGGAAATGGAGGAAGAACCGGAAGACGGGGAGGAAACCACGGTACCCATCAAGGTGGCCGTGGTGGGACGCCCCAACGCCGGCAAATCCTCCCTGGTAAACGCCATCCTCCAGGACAGGCGCACCATCGTCTCCGAGGTAGCGGGCACCACCCGTGACGCCATTGACGTTCCCTACCTGCACGACGGCCAGCCGTACGTGCTGATTGACACCGCCGGCATGCGTCCGCGCTCCCGCCGGGACACCTCCGTGGAGGTTTTCTCCGCCATGCGCAGTGAAAAAGCCATCCGCCGGGCGGATATCTGCCTGCTGGTCATTGACATTGCGGCTGGCATCACGCAGCAGGACCGCCGCATCGCCGGCATCATTGCGGAGGAAGGGAAACCCTGCATCATCGTTGTAAATAAATTTGACCTCTTCCACCCGAACGCCCCCCGGAAGGACCGCATGGCGGAAGTGGAGGAACAAGTGCGCCGGGAACTCTTCTTCATCAATTATGCGCCCTTCATCGCCACCTCCGCCAAAAAGGCGGAAGGCGTGGAAATCATCTTCAAGGTCATCACGCGCATCCGCCGGGAATCCCGCAACCTGCCCACCACCGGCCAGCTCAACCGCCTGATCCAGCTCGCCCAGCAGATGAACCCTCCCGGTACAGCCAGCGGCTCCACCCGCAGACTGAAAATCTACTACGTCACCACGGCGGTAGACCCCAAGTACAACACCATTCCCGTCCCGCGCTACGTCCTCTTCGTCAATGACAAGAACCTGCTCACGGACAGCTATTCCCAGTACCTGCGCAATAAAATCCGGGAAGCGTACCCGGCCCCCGGCATCCCGGTCATCTTCTCCGCCCGCTCACGCGTGCGTAATGACTGA
- a CDS encoding LptF/LptG family permease, with amino-acid sequence MKILDRYIARQLLGVTALGVMSLSALLLLGNLFKELRPLLVESGAPFSIVMEFIFQVIPFSLMFSIPWGFLTAVLLVYGRLASDNELTSMRMSGMSLWRLSAPAIAIGIALSGLCYWINIDIAPRAKQAISELLIKAASINPKGLLREGQAITKFDNLEIYIDKRVDDVIHGMHIYQKADGKSSAVAMHAERVTTDFSPENKTLYLHLINPLITTQEKDSISQSVTMDEMPLSINLDKSRSRRIKANRFTNQEIREALNTPGYLDEKQAREFATELPRRASFSLACFVFALIGVPLAINTRRKDTSTGFALGILIASLYFVALIFADLSRKSGTMLPYILLWLPNVITAAAALYLHNRARHKG; translated from the coding sequence ATGAAGATCCTTGACAGATACATTGCCCGCCAGCTGCTGGGTGTTACAGCCCTGGGGGTGATGTCCCTGAGCGCCCTCCTGCTTCTGGGCAACCTGTTCAAGGAACTGCGCCCCCTGCTGGTGGAAAGCGGCGCTCCCTTCAGCATCGTCATGGAATTCATTTTCCAGGTGATTCCCTTCTCGCTGATGTTCTCCATCCCGTGGGGATTCCTGACAGCGGTGCTGCTGGTGTACGGTCGCCTGGCCTCGGACAATGAACTCACCTCCATGCGCATGTCCGGCATGAGCCTGTGGCGTTTGAGCGCCCCCGCCATCGCCATCGGCATCGCCCTTTCCGGCCTCTGCTACTGGATCAACATCGATATAGCTCCGCGCGCCAAGCAGGCCATTTCCGAGCTGCTCATCAAGGCAGCCTCCATCAACCCCAAGGGGCTTCTCCGGGAAGGACAGGCCATCACCAAATTTGACAATCTGGAAATCTACATTGACAAGCGTGTGGATGACGTCATCCACGGCATGCACATTTACCAGAAGGCGGACGGCAAATCCTCCGCCGTAGCCATGCACGCGGAACGCGTCACCACGGACTTCTCCCCGGAGAACAAAACCCTCTACCTGCACCTCATCAATCCCCTCATCACCACGCAGGAAAAGGACTCCATTTCCCAAAGCGTGACCATGGATGAAATGCCCCTGAGCATCAACCTGGACAAGTCCCGCTCCCGCCGCATCAAGGCCAACCGCTTCACCAACCAGGAAATACGGGAAGCCCTCAATACGCCCGGCTACCTGGATGAAAAACAGGCCAGGGAATTTGCCACGGAACTGCCCCGGCGCGCCTCCTTCTCCCTGGCATGTTTCGTCTTCGCCCTCATCGGCGTGCCCCTCGCCATCAACACGCGCAGGAAAGACACCTCCACGGGCTTCGCCCTAGGCATCCTGATCGCCTCCCTCTACTTTGTGGCCCTGATCTTCGCGGACCTGTCCCGCAAAAGCGGCACCATGCTGCCCTATATCCTCCTGTGGCTACCCAACGTCATCACGGCAGCCGCGGCCCTCTACCTTCACAATAGGGCCAGGCACAAGGGATAA
- the recO gene encoding DNA repair protein RecO — MNAEATVLKLYPLGENGLIVVWCTEEGIIRTAAKSARKPNSPFAGRVDLFYQCRMQWTQAKTGDLHSLASVDLVSPRLSLRESYPRLAAAGYFARLFLQMLEPDTPIPEFYDLLQRAYAYLENTDPSPRAILHFEQELARLHGIAHPGIPAHVILKSHFGKLPPQREKLLASLDQKES; from the coding sequence ATGAATGCGGAAGCGACGGTTCTGAAGCTCTATCCCCTGGGGGAAAACGGCCTGATCGTCGTCTGGTGCACGGAGGAAGGCATCATCCGTACGGCGGCCAAAAGCGCCAGAAAGCCAAACAGCCCTTTTGCCGGACGCGTGGACCTCTTTTACCAGTGCCGCATGCAGTGGACGCAGGCAAAAACCGGGGATCTGCATTCCCTCGCCTCCGTGGACCTGGTATCCCCCCGGCTCTCCCTCCGGGAGAGCTACCCCCGGCTTGCCGCCGCCGGCTACTTTGCGCGCCTGTTCCTTCAAATGCTGGAACCGGACACGCCCATTCCGGAATTTTACGACCTCCTGCAACGGGCTTATGCCTACCTGGAAAACACGGACCCCTCTCCCCGCGCCATCCTGCACTTTGAACAGGAGCTCGCCCGGCTCCACGGCATCGCCCATCCCGGCATTCCGGCCCACGTCATCCTGAAATCCCACTTCGGCAAACTGCCCCCGCAGCGGGAAAAACTGCTCGCCAGCCTGGATCAAAAAGAAAGCTGA
- a CDS encoding tetratricopeptide repeat protein produces MRAHTFLLAALVLALLPASAQQPAPATPAPAWIQEFNSLPEASRKSYIDQFRRAEQLFAQKRTMECLFSLTELEKIYAGNPGLYNLRGACYIEIRNVEKALENFEKALKLDPSNLTIRFNLAEARYVSHDYARAMKAFTELLPAFKDNPGMTSLLQFKRYICARKLDDQAVAKELESLYGPMDDTPYYYCTQAIIKFLGGDTDGAQEQLLSAIRIHGGTSSMQAFTDAMTEAGILPSPYGQTVPTGQPEKTGLEKNH; encoded by the coding sequence ATGAGAGCGCATACTTTCCTACTGGCAGCCCTGGTGCTCGCCCTTCTCCCCGCCTCCGCGCAGCAGCCTGCCCCGGCAACTCCGGCCCCCGCGTGGATACAGGAATTCAACAGCCTGCCGGAGGCATCCAGAAAAAGCTACATTGACCAATTCCGCCGGGCGGAACAGCTCTTTGCCCAGAAAAGGACCATGGAATGCCTCTTCTCCCTGACGGAACTGGAAAAAATTTACGCTGGAAACCCGGGCTTATACAACCTCCGCGGCGCATGCTACATTGAAATCCGCAACGTTGAAAAGGCCCTGGAAAACTTTGAAAAGGCCCTGAAACTGGACCCCTCCAACCTCACCATCCGGTTCAATCTGGCGGAAGCCCGCTACGTCAGCCATGACTATGCCAGGGCGATGAAAGCATTCACGGAACTTCTCCCCGCCTTCAAGGACAACCCCGGCATGACCTCCCTGCTGCAATTCAAGCGCTACATCTGCGCCCGCAAGCTGGACGACCAGGCCGTAGCCAAGGAACTGGAATCCCTGTACGGCCCGATGGACGACACCCCATACTACTACTGCACCCAGGCCATCATCAAATTCCTGGGCGGGGACACGGACGGTGCCCAGGAACAGCTCCTTTCCGCCATCCGCATTCATGGGGGCACCAGCTCCATGCAGGCCTTTACGGACGCCATGACGGAAGCGGGCATCCTGCCCTCCCCCTACGGCCAGACCGTCCCGACCGGGCAGCCGGAAAAAACAGGGCTGGAAAAAAACCATTGA
- the dxs gene encoding 1-deoxy-D-xylulose-5-phosphate synthase yields the protein MNSPSPELPELLKGIRSHADLMQIPEAELPRLAEEIRNTLIHSLSVTGGHLGPNLGVVELTIALHRVFETPRDKIIFDVSHQAYVHKMLTGRAPLIHTIRQHEGLSGFAKMSESPHDAYGAGHAGTALSAALGMCAARDLKGEDYHVVTVAGDAAFTCGTTLEALNNISQTTKRYIAILNDNEWAIDKNVGALAKYFNSLQTSETFSWLRDKTASFIEKLGGTQARDFAFKLEGTTKNLIFPSLLFNKFGLRYFGPLDGHDIPTLIRTLSYIKDLNEPVILHVVTQKGKGYQPALDNPTKFHGLGSYCVRDGETQATATPTFSHIFGSTLVDMAREDDSITAITAAMASGTKLDLFKEAFPKRYFDVGIAEEHGALFACGLAAEGMKPYIAIYSTFMQRCIDMIQHDAALQKLPVRFCMDRAGLSPDDGPTHHGLFDIAMIRSIPNIVFMQPKDEAEFVHMLRTMNHYQNGPTVIRYPRGCGSGVPLPATVEILPIGKAEVLQAGKDVTLISLGTMIGIARETANLLEAQGYTVTLINARFIKPLDDECIHRHAAGSRVVCTFEDHSISGGFNSAVLESLEAGGIVTPVEAIAWPDQFIEHGSEPILRKKYGLTAEAALQKIIPHLNS from the coding sequence ATGAATTCTCCCTCACCTGAACTCCCGGAACTGCTGAAGGGCATCCGCAGCCATGCGGACCTGATGCAAATTCCCGAGGCGGAACTCCCCCGCCTTGCGGAAGAAATCCGGAACACCCTCATCCACTCCCTTTCCGTCACGGGAGGCCACCTGGGCCCTAACCTGGGCGTGGTGGAGCTGACCATTGCCCTTCACCGCGTTTTTGAAACGCCGCGGGATAAAATCATTTTTGACGTCTCCCACCAGGCCTACGTCCATAAAATGCTCACGGGGCGCGCCCCGCTGATCCACACCATCCGCCAGCACGAGGGGCTATCCGGCTTCGCCAAAATGTCGGAATCCCCCCATGACGCCTATGGAGCGGGCCACGCGGGCACCGCGCTCTCCGCCGCTCTGGGCATGTGCGCGGCCAGAGACCTGAAGGGGGAGGACTACCATGTGGTCACCGTGGCCGGGGATGCGGCGTTCACCTGCGGCACCACCCTGGAGGCTCTGAACAACATCAGCCAGACGACCAAGCGCTACATCGCCATTCTGAACGACAATGAATGGGCCATTGATAAAAACGTGGGTGCCCTGGCAAAATACTTCAACTCCCTCCAAACCTCGGAAACCTTCTCCTGGCTGCGGGACAAGACGGCCTCCTTCATTGAAAAGCTGGGCGGCACGCAGGCCAGGGACTTCGCCTTCAAGCTGGAAGGCACCACCAAGAACCTCATCTTCCCGTCCCTGCTCTTCAATAAATTCGGCCTGCGCTACTTCGGCCCCCTGGACGGGCACGACATCCCTACCCTCATCCGTACCCTTTCCTATATCAAGGACCTCAACGAACCCGTCATCCTGCACGTGGTCACCCAGAAAGGAAAGGGCTACCAGCCCGCGCTGGACAACCCCACCAAATTCCACGGCCTGGGCTCCTACTGCGTGCGGGACGGGGAAACGCAGGCAACCGCCACTCCCACCTTCTCCCACATCTTCGGCTCCACGCTGGTGGACATGGCGCGGGAGGATGACTCCATCACGGCCATCACGGCCGCCATGGCCAGCGGCACCAAGCTGGACCTGTTCAAGGAGGCTTTCCCCAAGCGCTACTTTGACGTGGGCATTGCGGAAGAACACGGCGCCCTCTTCGCCTGCGGGCTGGCGGCGGAAGGCATGAAACCCTACATCGCCATTTACTCCACCTTCATGCAGCGCTGCATTGACATGATCCAGCATGACGCCGCCCTGCAAAAACTGCCCGTGCGCTTCTGCATGGACCGCGCCGGACTCTCCCCGGACGACGGACCCACGCACCACGGCCTGTTTGACATCGCCATGATCCGCAGCATTCCGAACATCGTCTTCATGCAGCCCAAGGATGAAGCGGAATTCGTCCACATGCTCCGGACCATGAACCATTACCAGAACGGTCCCACCGTCATCCGCTATCCCCGGGGCTGCGGCTCCGGAGTCCCCCTCCCCGCCACGGTGGAAATCCTCCCCATCGGCAAGGCGGAAGTACTCCAGGCCGGAAAGGACGTCACCCTCATCTCCCTGGGCACCATGATCGGCATCGCCCGGGAAACGGCCAACCTGCTGGAAGCGCAGGGCTACACCGTCACCCTCATCAATGCCCGCTTCATCAAACCCCTGGATGACGAATGCATCCACCGGCACGCAGCCGGCAGCAGGGTGGTCTGCACCTTTGAAGACCACTCCATCAGCGGCGGGTTCAACTCCGCCGTGCTGGAATCCCTGGAAGCCGGAGGCATCGTCACGCCCGTAGAAGCCATCGCGTGGCCGGACCAGTTCATCGAACACGGCTCGGAACCCATTCTCAGAAAAAAATATGGACTCACGGCGGAAGCCGCGTTACAAAAAATCATTCCCCACCTGAACTCCTGA
- the xseB gene encoding exodeoxyribonuclease VII small subunit, which translates to MAKQRKNAPGFEESVARLEEIIRLTEAPVTELEDMIALVEEGNKLIHHCRGILHDAELRIQTLSNPETAQDGTDTDEPDSNEFSLT; encoded by the coding sequence ATGGCCAAACAACGGAAAAACGCTCCCGGATTTGAAGAATCCGTAGCACGCCTGGAAGAAATCATCCGCCTGACGGAAGCCCCCGTCACCGAGCTGGAAGACATGATAGCCCTGGTGGAAGAAGGCAACAAGCTCATCCACCACTGCCGCGGCATTCTTCATGACGCGGAGCTGCGCATCCAAACCCTCAGCAACCCGGAAACCGCCCAGGACGGAACGGATACTGATGAACCAGACAGCAATGAATTCTCCCTCACCTGA
- a CDS encoding sigma-54-dependent transcriptional regulator: MKMPVLLIVDDEKPTRDALRMGFQDDYEVYTAANLSQAVTLLKEESPDLVLTDLRLGGESGMDVLKAGASLPQPPKSIMMTAYGSVDAAVAAMKQGAYDFVTKPLNLDAVELVLKRALHTRNLETANQELTTRIQADSGLQKLLGRSTAMEHVFSVIRQVAPSRTTVLIEGESGTGKELVAQAIHSLSGRPENKFVAVNCAALSPQLLESELFGHEKGSFTGAGQRRIGRFEQADGGTIFLDEIGEIDAGTQVRLLRVLSERTIERVGSNTPIPVNVRIIAATNKSLKKLVQEGKFREDLYFRLNVVHIQMPPLRDRQEDVLLLATAFLKEFARENNREFKPLSHDAMEAVRNYPWPGNVRELRTAMEHGVVMSNSGKIELTHLPRHLHAPQRTEAPDRTVREPVPDNEASTQNGLVPAGVLNLSLLERNAIQQALAQSNGNRTAAAHLLGISRRTLQRKLQDTQPS; this comes from the coding sequence ATGAAAATGCCCGTCCTGCTGATCGTAGATGATGAGAAACCCACGCGGGACGCCCTGCGCATGGGCTTTCAGGATGACTATGAAGTGTACACCGCCGCCAATCTCTCCCAGGCCGTCACCCTCCTGAAGGAGGAATCCCCAGACCTGGTCCTGACGGACCTGCGCCTGGGCGGTGAAAGCGGCATGGACGTGCTGAAAGCCGGAGCCTCCCTGCCCCAGCCTCCCAAAAGCATCATGATGACCGCTTACGGGTCCGTGGACGCCGCCGTGGCTGCCATGAAGCAGGGTGCATATGACTTCGTCACCAAGCCCCTGAACCTGGACGCCGTGGAGCTGGTGCTCAAGCGGGCGCTCCATACCCGGAACCTGGAAACGGCCAACCAGGAGCTCACCACCCGCATCCAGGCGGATTCCGGCCTTCAAAAACTGCTGGGCAGGTCCACCGCCATGGAGCATGTCTTTTCCGTCATCCGCCAGGTAGCTCCCAGCAGGACAACTGTCCTGATTGAAGGGGAGAGCGGCACGGGGAAGGAGCTGGTGGCCCAGGCCATCCACTCCCTTTCCGGCAGGCCGGAAAACAAATTCGTGGCCGTCAACTGCGCGGCCCTGTCCCCCCAGTTGCTGGAAAGCGAACTATTCGGCCATGAAAAAGGCTCCTTCACCGGAGCGGGACAGCGCCGCATCGGCCGCTTTGAACAGGCGGACGGGGGCACCATCTTCCTAGATGAAATAGGAGAGATAGACGCCGGAACACAGGTACGCCTGCTGAGGGTCCTGTCTGAACGGACCATTGAACGCGTAGGCTCCAACACCCCCATCCCGGTCAATGTCCGCATCATCGCCGCCACCAACAAATCACTGAAAAAACTCGTTCAGGAAGGCAAATTCCGGGAAGACCTCTACTTCCGCCTCAATGTGGTCCATATCCAGATGCCCCCCCTCCGGGACCGCCAGGAGGATGTGCTCCTGCTCGCCACTGCCTTTTTGAAAGAATTCGCCAGGGAAAACAACCGGGAATTCAAACCCCTTTCCCATGACGCCATGGAAGCCGTGCGGAACTACCCCTGGCCCGGAAACGTGCGGGAGCTCCGCACCGCCATGGAGCACGGCGTGGTCATGAGCAACTCCGGAAAAATAGAACTCACGCACCTTCCCCGCCACCTGCACGCGCCGCAGCGGACGGAGGCGCCTGACAGGACGGTGCGGGAACCCGTACCGGACAATGAAGCCAGCACACAGAATGGGCTTGTCCCGGCAGGGGTTTTGAATTTATCCTTGCTTGAGCGGAATGCCATCCAGCAAGCACTGGCCCAATCGAACGGCAACAGAACGGCGGCGGCCCACCTGCTGGGAATCAGCCGCCGCACTCTTCAACGCAAATTACAAGATACCCAACCTTCATGA
- a CDS encoding sensor histidine kinase, producing the protein MKKDTIDKLIGRIDHIKEEDLQRFFVKLAEQQGFFQQVFEAIQEGLILLDSQGKILFVNQAALKLLDKEPGQVTPEDFCIFLGRDCTWDTIQQSQTAVSRDVEIFYPEHKFLNIFISPIGSRNQGHLILIRDETPRQKKNAENIEAERLNALTLLAAGVAHEIGNPLNSIGLHLQLLARKAKKLPPEYRTEMEELLKTAESETSRLDVILKQFLQAIRPTKPIREPHNIDAIIMDVLKLLEPEILQRGIQINTDLQPSLPLLSLDPVQVRQVFYNLIKNAYQSIPPEGGTILVKSGYTDDSVFVTVADTGCGISPEVMGSIYEPFLTTKSTGSGLGLLIVRRIVKEHGGSITLASQPGQGTTITVFLPRVERTIRLLPSSVPS; encoded by the coding sequence ATGAAAAAAGACACCATCGACAAGCTGATCGGCCGCATTGACCACATCAAGGAGGAGGACCTCCAGCGCTTCTTTGTAAAGCTGGCGGAACAGCAGGGCTTTTTCCAGCAGGTGTTTGAGGCCATCCAGGAAGGCCTGATCCTGCTGGACAGCCAGGGCAAGATACTTTTTGTCAACCAGGCGGCTCTCAAGCTTCTCGACAAGGAGCCGGGCCAGGTCACGCCGGAAGATTTCTGCATCTTCCTGGGCAGGGACTGCACGTGGGACACCATCCAGCAAAGCCAAACCGCCGTTTCCCGCGACGTGGAAATATTCTACCCGGAACACAAATTCCTGAACATCTTCATTTCCCCCATCGGCAGCAGGAACCAGGGCCACCTGATTTTAATACGGGATGAAACGCCACGGCAAAAGAAGAACGCGGAAAACATTGAGGCGGAACGCCTGAACGCCTTGACACTGCTGGCGGCGGGAGTAGCCCATGAAATAGGCAATCCCCTCAACTCCATCGGCCTTCATCTCCAGCTCCTGGCCCGGAAGGCAAAGAAACTGCCCCCGGAATACAGGACGGAGATGGAAGAACTGCTGAAAACGGCGGAGAGTGAAACCTCCCGGCTGGACGTGATCCTGAAACAGTTCCTCCAGGCCATCCGCCCCACCAAGCCCATCCGGGAGCCTCACAATATTGACGCCATCATCATGGACGTCCTGAAACTGCTGGAACCGGAAATCCTCCAGCGCGGCATCCAGATTAACACGGACCTCCAGCCCAGCCTTCCCCTGCTCAGCCTGGATCCCGTCCAGGTCCGGCAGGTCTTTTACAACCTGATCAAGAATGCCTACCAGTCCATCCCCCCGGAGGGAGGCACCATCCTGGTGAAAAGCGGTTACACGGATGACAGCGTCTTCGTCACCGTGGCGGACACCGGCTGCGGCATTTCCCCGGAAGTCATGGGCAGCATTTACGAACCTTTCCTGACGACCAAGTCCACCGGCTCCGGCCTGGGCCTGCTCATCGTGCGCCGCATCGTAAAGGAGCACGGCGGCTCCATCACCCTGGCCAGCCAGCCGGGCCAGGGAACCACCATCACGGTCTTTCTGCCGCGCGTGGAGCGCACCATCAGGCTTCTTCCCTCCTCCGTCCCGTCATGA
- a CDS encoding acyl-CoA thioesterase yields MPEELTRIPFVRTRQVAFHDTDASGVAHFTRLLCLVEEVEHEYLRSRGLEVLSPDCGWPRVHVDVDYASSAGLGDWLSIELTLGTVGTSSLEWKFAVFHSEHPVMKGRYVVVRVGKGGKPQAISDSEKECLISGFSKGGDACK; encoded by the coding sequence ATGCCTGAAGAACTTACCCGCATCCCTTTTGTCAGAACGCGCCAGGTGGCCTTTCATGATACGGACGCCTCCGGCGTGGCCCACTTCACGCGGCTGCTGTGCCTGGTGGAGGAAGTGGAGCATGAGTACCTGCGTTCACGGGGGCTGGAGGTTCTTTCTCCGGATTGCGGCTGGCCCCGCGTGCATGTGGATGTGGATTACGCCAGTTCCGCAGGACTGGGGGACTGGCTGAGCATAGAATTGACCCTGGGAACGGTAGGAACCAGTTCCCTGGAATGGAAGTTTGCGGTGTTCCATTCCGAGCATCCGGTCATGAAGGGAAGGTATGTGGTTGTGCGCGTGGGGAAGGGAGGCAAACCTCAGGCTATTTCAGACTCGGAGAAGGAATGCCTGATTTCAGGCTTTTCAAAAGGGGGGGATGCCTGTAAATAA